Proteins encoded in a region of the Equus asinus isolate D_3611 breed Donkey chromosome X, EquAss-T2T_v2, whole genome shotgun sequence genome:
- the LOC123282411 gene encoding paraneoplastic antigen Ma6E-like, translating to MVMPLVMLRDWCRWSGANAQRSLLILGIPEDCEDQEFQEAVRPALWPLGRYRVLGNVFRKELGFRVALVEFTEYLNRSLVPRQIPGKGGLWDVFFLPQGPDSESRDRPNFPAQPQRQAVAGRAGVARAAGEEAAAGEEGAEGEAGAGEEAGASDEEGAAGDTGVAGVAGSVSMAGAAAEAEAPGEEGAAGVSEAGAPEEAGTAGEAVTAGEDGAEDVAGAPGEREAAGEEEVGDMARAAGEEEATGEEDSESEEEAEGEAGAEEEAGSSDEEGAAGDTGVAGMVASVSMAGAAGEAGAAGEEEVGDVARAAGEEEATGEEEAESEEEAEGEAGAGEEAGASDEEGAPGDTGVAGVAGSVSMAGAAAEAEAPGEEGAAGVSEAGAPEEAVTAGEDGAEDVAGAPGEREAAGEEEVGDVARAAGEEEATGEEEAESEEEAEGEAGAEEEAGSSDEEGAAGDTGVAGMVASVSMAGAAGEAGAAGEEEVGDVARAVGEEEATGEAGAPSEEEAAGEDKAEGEEEAEGEAGAEEEAGASDEEGTAGDTGVAGVAGSVSMAGAAAEAEAPGEEGAAGVARAINEAAARSQHWRQTLQPLLDAMAYRVLRRFSGVEEPGCGEESFESWLPHANDTLYLWRHMSERERRRRLVESLGGPALDLICGLLEENPDIPVQDCLAALVQVFGNKDAQMTARLKFLTCAQRPQEALFAYVMRLEGLLQAALEKGAIRPAIADQLRARQVLMQARPNETLENKLRRMRLERRPPGFLGMLQLIRETEAWEAAPARSEQFHMEEGAQLDIGDLATCHGALAHEDAAPAREDAAQAALTCEDTADAAPAREEADEAAPDTRDAAVAAPAPEETTQSSSATGEGENVPTRAGLGQAGRSAAPGGPTPAQMVSASGAGPGGPGGNPEGLAQVGDQEAEQTSKEGLIQEEPGNEDGAEEMSRPESSSGK from the coding sequence ATGGTGATGCCACTGGTGATGCTGCGGGACTGGTGCAGGTGGAGTGGCGCAAACGCACAGCGCTCCCTGCTCATCCTGGGCATCCCGGAGGACTGCGAGGACCAGGAATTCCAGGAGGCCGTGcggcctgccctgtggcccctgGGCAGGTACCGAGTGCTGGGCAACGTCTTCAGAAAGGAGCTCGGGTTCAGGGTCGCTTTGGTGGAGTTCACTGAGTATTTAAATCGAAGTTTGGTCCCCCGACAGATACCAGGCAAGGGGGGACTCTGGGATGTgttcttcctgccccagggccctgatTCTGAGTCACGGGATAGACCCAATTTCCCTGCACAGCCCCAGAGGCAAGCAGTGGCTGGCAGGGCAGGTGTGGCCAGagctgcaggggaggaggcagccgcaggggaggagggagctgagggtgaggcaggagctggagaggaagcaggagcgTCAGATGAAGAGGGAGCTGCCGGGGACACAGGAGTTGCAGGCGTGGCAGGATCTGTGAGCatggcaggagctgcagctgaggcagaggctccaggtgaggaaggagctgcaggtgtgtctgaggcaggggccccagaggaggcaggaaCTGCCGGTGAGGCAGTCACTGCAGGTGAGGATGGAGCTGAAGATGTGGCAGGAGCCCCAGGTGAGAGGGAAGCTGCCGGTGAGGAGGAAGTTGGAGATATGGCAAGAGCTGCAGGTGAGGAAGAAGCCACAGGTGAGGAAGACTCTGAGagtgaggaggaagctgagggcgAGGCAGGAGCTGAAGAGGAAGCAGGATCGTCAGATGAAGAGGGAGCTGCAGGGGACACAGGAGTTGCAGGCATGGTGGCATCTGTGAGCATGGCAGGAGCTGCAGGTGAGGCGGGAGCTGCAGGTGAGGAGGAAGTTGGAGATGTGGCAAGAGCTGCAGGTGAGGAAGAAGCCACAGGTGAGGAAGAagctgagagtgaggaggaagctgagggtgaggcaggagctggagaggaagcaggagcgTCAGATGAAGAGGGAGCTCCCGGGGACACAGGAGTTGCAGGCGTGGCAGGATCTGTGAGCatggcaggagctgcagctgAGGCAGAGGCTCCAGGTGAGGAAGGAGCTGCAGGTGTGTCTGAGGCAGGGGCCCCAGAGGAGGCAGTCACTGCCGGTGAGGATGGAGCTGAAGATGTGGCAGGAGCCCCAGGTGAGAGGGAAGCTGCCGGTGAGGAGGAAGTTGGAGATGTGGCAAGAGCTGCAGGTGAGGAAGAAGCCACAGGTGAGGAAGAagctgagagtgaggaggaagctgagggcgAGGCAGGAGCTGAAGAGGAAGCAGGATCGTCAGATGAAGAGGGAGCTGCAGGGGACACAGGAGTTGCAGGCATGGTGGCATCTGTGAGCATGGCAGGAGCTGCAGGTGAGGCGGGAGCTGCAGGTGAGGAGGAAGTTGGAGATGTGGCAAGAGCTGTGGGTGAGGAAGAAGCCACAGGTGAGGCAGGAGCCCCAAGTGAGGAAGAAGCCGCAGGTGAGGACAaagctgagggtgaggaggaagctgagggcgAGGCAGGAGCtgaagaggaagcaggagcaTCAGATGAAGAGGGAACCGCAGGGGACACAGGAGTTGCAGGCGTGGCAGGATCTGTGAGCatggcaggagctgcagctgAGGCGGAGGCTCCAGGTGAGGAAGGAGCTGCAGGTGTGGCAAGAGCCATCAACGAGGCAGCAGCCCGGAGCCAGCACTGGCGGCAGACCTTGCAGCCTCTGCTCGATGCTATGGCCTACCGGGTACTGAGAAGGTTTTCTGGGGTGGAAGAGCCGGGCTGTGGAGAAGAGTCTTTTGAGAGCTGGCTGCCTCATGCCAACGACACGCTGTACCTGTGGCGCCACAtgtcagagagggagaggaggaggagactggTGGAGAGCTTGGGTGGCCCCGCGCTGGATCTCATATGCGGCCTCCTGGAGGAAAATCCTGACATCCCTGTGCAGGACTGCCTGGCCGCGCTGGTGCAGGTTTTCGGGAACAAGGACGCCCAGATGACCGCACGGCTGAAGTTCCTGACTTGTGCGCAGAGGCCCCAGGAGGCTCTCTTTGCCTATGTGATGCGCCTGGAAGGCCTGCTGCAGGCGGCCTTGGAGAAGGGGGCCATCCGGCCCGCCATCGCAGACCAGCTGCGCGCCAGGCAGGTGCTGATGCAGGCCCGGCCCAACGAGACGCTCGAGAACAAGCTGAGGAGGATGCGTCTGGAGAGGAGGCCTCCTGGCTTCCTGGGGATGCTGCAGCTCATTCGGGAGACGGAGGCGTGGGAGGCCGCTCCGGCTAGAAGTGAGCAGTTCCACATGGAAGAAGGGGCCCAGCTGGACATTGGAGACCTAGCCACCTGCCATGGTGCCCTGGCCCATGAAGATGCTGCCCCGGCCCGTGAAGATGCTGCCCAGGCCGCCCTGACCTGTGAAGACACCGCTGACGCTGCCCCGGCCCGTGAAGAGGCCGATGAGGCAGCTCCTGACACCCGTGATGCTGCCGTGGCAGCCCCTGCCCCTGAGGAGACCACCCAGTCCTCTTCTGCCACTGGGGAAGGTGAAAATGTTCCTACTCGTGCGGGGCTAGGTCAGGCAGGACGCTCGGCGGCCCCCGGGGGCCCCACCCCTGCTCAAATGGTCAGTGCTTCTGGGGCGGGCCCAGGAGGTCCTGGCGGTAACCCGGAGGGCCTCGCCCAGGTGGGAGACCAGGAGGCCGAGCAGACCTCCAAGGAGGGGCTCATCCAGGAGGAGCCAGGAAACGAGGACGGGGCTGAGGAGATGAGCCGCCCCGAGTCCTCCTCGGGCAAGTAG
- the LOC123282412 gene encoding LOW QUALITY PROTEIN: paraneoplastic antigen Ma6F-like (The sequence of the model RefSeq protein was modified relative to this genomic sequence to represent the inferred CDS: inserted 2 bases in 2 codons), translated as MLRDWCSWIGMNAKRSPLIMSIPXDCEDREFQEAVRPALWPLGRYRVLGNVFRKELGFRVALVEFTEYLNRSLVPRQIPGKGDXWDVFFLPQGPDSESQDRPNFPAQPQRQAVAGRAGVAGAAGDAGLTGVAGGSGEAGAPGAAGAPGEAGAKDVAGSAGEERAVGEAGALGDEGAAGVARAINEAAARSQHWRQTLQPLLDTMAYRALRTFSGVEEPGCGEESFESWLHHANDTLYLWRHMSERERRRRLVESLGGPALDLMCGLLEENPDTPVQDCLAALVQVFGSNDARMTTRLKFLTCAQRPQEALFAYVMCLEGLLQAALEKGAIRPAIADQLRARQVLMRAWPNETLENKLRRMCLERRPPGFLGMLQLIQETEAWEAVPARSEQFQAKESAPVDSRGSAVAQATPDNEDANKASTVNKNAAEINSAIETPAPANADSAEASSTKEDAVSLEDAAEIASSEGTTKASPATQKDENAPTPAGLGQAGPLEAPGGPTPAQMGSASGVGPGGPGGDPEGLAQAGNKEAEQTPEEGLKAIQEEPGNKDGAEEMSRPEFSSGK; from the exons ATGCTGCGGGACTGGTGCAGCTGGATAGGCATGAACGCAAAGCGCTCCCCGCTCATCATGAGCATCC AGGACTGCGAGGACCGGGAATTCCAGGAGGCCGTGcggcctgccctgtggcccctgGGCAGGTACCGAGTGCTGGGCAACGTCTTCAGAAAGGAGCTCGGGTTCAGGGTCGCCTTGGTGGAGTTCACTGAGTATTTAAATCGAAGTTTGGTCCCCCGACAGATACCAGGCAAGGGGG TCTGGGATGTgttcttcctgccccagggccctgatTCTGAGTCACAGGATAGACCCAATTTCCCTGCACAGCCCCAGAGGCAAGCAGTGGCTGGCAGGGCAGGTGTGGCCGGAGCTGCAGGGGATGCTGGACTTACAGGTGTGGCAGGAGGTTCAGGTGAGGCTGGAGCCCCAGGTGCTGCAGGTGCCCCAGGTGAGGCAGGAGCTAAAGATGTGGCAGGATCTGCAGGTGAAGAAAGAGCTGTAGGTGAGGCAGGAGCTCTAGGTGACGAAGGAGCTGCAGGTGTGGCAAGAGCCATCAACGAGGCAGCAGCCCGGAGCCAGCACTGGCGGCAGACCTTGCAGCCTCTACTCGATACTATGGCCTACCGGGCACTGAGAACCTTTTCTGGGGTGGAAGAGCCGGGCTGTGGAGAAGAGTCTTTTGAGAGCTGGCTGCACCATGCCAACGACACTCTGTACCTGTGGCGCCACATGtcagaaagggagaggaggaggaggctggtggAGAGCTTGGGTGGCCCCGCGCTGGATCTCATGTGCGGCCTCCTGGAGGAAAATCCCGACACCCCTGTGCAGGACTGCCTGGCCGCACTGGTGCAGGTGTTCGGGAGCAATGACGCCCGGATGACCACACGGCTGAAGTTCCTGACTTGTGCGCAGAGGCCCCAGGAGGCTCTCTTTGCCTATGTGATGTGCCTGGAAGGCCTGCTGCAGGCGGCCTTGGAGAAGGGGGCCATCCGGCCCGCCATCGCAGACCAGCTgcgtgccaggcaggtgctgATGCGGGCCTGGCCCAACGAGACGCTGGAGAACAAGCTGAGGAGGATGTGTCTGGAGAGGAGGCCGCCTGGCTTCCTGGGGATGCTGCAGCTCATTCAGGAGACGGAGGCGTGGGAGGCCGTCCCGGCTAGAAGTGAGCAGTTCCAGGCAAAGGAAAGTGCCCCCGTGGACAGCAGAGGCTCGGCCGTCGCCCAGGCCACCCCAGACAATGAAGATGCCAACAAGGCCTCCACAGTAAATAAAAATGCTGCTGAGATCAATTCTGCCATAGAAACTCCTGCCCCAGCCAATGCAGATTCTGCTGAGGCTTCCTCAACCAAAGAAGATGCTGTTTCTCTTGAAGATGCTGCTGAGATTGCGTCTAGTGAAGGGACCACCAAGGCCTCCCCTGCCACTCAGAAAGATGAAAATGCTCCCACTCCTGCAGGGCTAGGTCAGGCAGGACCCTTAGAGgcccctgggggccccacccctgcccagatGGGCAGTGCTTCTGGGGTGGGCCCAGGAGGTCCTGGTGGTGACCCAGAGGGCCTTGCTCAGGCAGGAAACAAGGAGGCTGAGCAGACCCCCGAGGAGGGGCTCAAGGCCATCCAGGAGGAGCCGGGAAACAAGGACGGGGCTGAGGAGATGAGCCGCCCCGAGTTCTCCTCAGGCAAGTAG